CTTCTCGCCCGCGAGCTGATGTTGCTGGTGATGGTCGGCATCCTCCGGCGACACGGCTATCCGCCGCCGCAGGTGAACTTCCTCGGGAAGGCGGCCACGTTCAACCTGATGTACGCCTTCCCGCTGCTTCTGCTCAGTGACGGAAGCGGATGGTTGGCGTCACTCGGTGCTATTTTCGGATGGGCGTTCGCCGGATGGGGTACAACGCTCTACTGGTGGGCAGGAGTCCTCTACGTGGTACAGGTCCGCCGCCTGGTGCGTGCGGACGCCATGGCCGCCGACTGACCTCGCCGATTGGCAGCTGAAGTGGCTCGATGGCCCGCGGAAGAAAAGTGCGGGACAATCTGGACGGGTGAAGTCGGCTAGACCTCGTCTCTTTAGGAGGACGCTTCCGACATGAAGGCCGTCGTGATGGCCGGAGGCGAAGGCACACGCCTTCGTCCCATGACCTCGAGTATGCCCAAGCCGCTCCTGCCGGTGGCCAACCGGCCGATCATGGAGCACGTCCTGAGGCTGCTCAAAAGGCATGGGCTCAACGAGACCGTCGTAACTGTCCAGTTCCTGGCGTCACTGGTCAAGAACTATTTCGGTGACGGCGAGGAGCTCGGAATGGAGCTCAGCTATGCCAACGAGGAGAAGCCACTCGGTACCGCCGGAAGCGTCAAGAACGCAGAGGAGGCGTTGAAGGACGACGCCTTCCTCGTCATCTCCGGCGATGCCCTCACCGACTTCGACCTCACCGAGCTGATCAACTTCCACAAGGAAAAAGGCGCGCTGGTCACCGTCTGTCTGACCCGTGTGCCCAATCCGCTGGAATTCGGCATCACCATCGTCGATGAAGAGGGCAAGGTCGAGCGCTTCCTCGAGAAGCCGACCTGGGGCCAGGTCTTCTCGGACACGGTGAACACGGGCATCTACGTCATGGAGCCCGAGGTCTTCGACTACGTCGAGGCCGATGTGCCCGTCGACTGGTCCGGAGATGTCTTCCCGCAGTTGATGAAGGAGGGCAAGCCGGTATACGGCTTCATCGCCGAGGGTTACTGGGAGGACGTGGGCACGCACGAGAGCTATGTGAAGGCCCAGGCCGACGTGCTCGAGGGCAAGGTCGACGTCGATATCGACGGATTCGAGATCTCGCCGGGCGTCTGGGTGGCCGAAGGCGCGGAAGTCCATCCCGATGCCGTACTGCGCGGTCCCCTGTACATCGGTGACTACGCGAAGGTCGAGGCCGGCGCCGAGATCCGTGAGCACACGGTCGTCGGGTCCAACGTCGTCGTGAAGAGCGGTGCCTTCCTGCACAAGGCCGTCGTGCACGACAACGTGTACGTGGGCCAGCACAGCAACCTCCGTGGCTGTGTGGTGGGCAAGAACACCGACATCATGCGGGCGGCCCGGATCGAGGACGGCGCCGTCATCGGCGACGAATGCCTGATCGGTGAAGAATCGATCGTGCAGGGCAATGTGCGGGTCTATCCGTTCAAGACGATCGAAGCCGGCGCGTTCGTCAACACGTCCGTGATCTGGGAGTCCCGTGGGCAGGCGCATCTGTTCGGCGCCCGCGGGGTGTCCGGGATCCTGAACGTCGAGATCACCCCCGAACTGGCCGTGCGTCTCGCCGGCGCCTACGCCACGACGCTCAAGAAGGGGTCCACCGTCACCACGGCCCGGGACCACTCGCGGGGTGCGCGTGCGCTGAAGCGGGCGGTCATCTCCGCACTTCAGGCCAGCGCCATCGACGTGCGCGACCTGGAGAACGTGCCGCTGCCCGTGGCGCGGCAGCAGACGGCGCGCGGGAGCGCCGGCGGGATCATGATCCGGACCTCGCCCGGGGTGCCGGACTCCGTCGACATCATGTTCTTCGACGGGCAGGGCGCCGACCTGTCGCAGGGCAGTCAACGCAAGCTGGACCGTGTGTTCGCCCGTCAGGAGTACCGGCGCGCCTTCCCGGGTGAGATCGGCGACCTCCACTTCCCGGCCAGCGTCTTCGACTCGTACACGGGATCGCTGCTGCGGAACGTGGACACGACGGGGATCTCCGAGGCCGGGCTGAAGGTCGTGGTCGACGCCTCGAACGGCAGCGCCGGACTGGTGCTGCCCAGTCTCCTGGGCAAGCTCGGGGTGGACTCGCTGACCGTCAATCCCGGCCTGAACGAGGCCAGGCCCACGGAGACGGGTGATCAGCGGCGCTCCGGGCTCGTCCGGCTGGGGGAGATCGTGGCTTCCTCGCGGGCCGCCTTCGGTGTGCGGTTCGACCCCGTGGGCGAGCGGCTCTCCCTCGTCGACGAGAAGGGGCGGATCATCGAGGACGACAGGGCGCTCCTCGTGCTCCTCGACCTGGTGGCCGCCGAGCGGCGCAGCGGACGGGTCGCGCTGCCCGTGACCACGACGAGGATCGCCGAGCAGGTGGCGGCGTACCACGGGACGCAGGTCGAGTGGACGACGACCTCGCCGGACGACCTCACCCGGGTGGGTCAGGACGAGACGACGATCTTCGGCGGCGACGGCAAGGGCGGCTTCATCGTCCCGGAGTTCAGCAGTGTCTTCGACGGCACGGCTGCCTTCGTGCGGTTGATCGGGCTGGTGGCGCGGACGCAGCTCACCCTCAGCCAGATCGACGCCCGGATCCCGCGGGCGCACGTCCTGAAGCGGGATCTGGCGACCCCGTGGGCCGTCAAGGGCCTCGTGATGCGGCGGGTCGTCGAAGAGGCGGGAGATCGCTTCGTGGACACCACCGACGGCGTACGGGTGGTGGAGACCGACGGGCGTTGGGTGATGGTGCTGCCGGACCCGGCCGAGGCCGTCACCCATCTGTGGGCGGAGGGGCCGGACGACGCCTCCGCGCAGGCCCTGCTCGACGAGTGGGCTGCGGTCGTGGACAGCGCCGGACGCTGACCGGGCGCACGCGCGCGTGCCGGACAAGTGTCCCCAAGGGGGCCTGTCCGGCACGCCGGTGGGGCCATTCGGAGGTACTGGGCGCGACGTGCGACGATGTGCGGCATGCCGCAGCAGCCCCCCGTTCGGAGCACACCCGCGCGCGTGTCGCGCCCGGATGCGTCCATGTCGCTGCTCACCAACGTCATGGACCACAGCCTCGACGACGGTTACGCAGAGGCCGCCGCCCGTAAGCGTGCCGAGGGTGTGGGCGGCCTGCCCAGGACGGTGCGGGCGAAGCTCGGTCTTGCCGTGGGCCTGGTGCTCGCGGCCCTCGTGGTCACCGTCGGTGCGGCGCAGGCGCGGGTCGCGGCGCCGGTCGTCGCCAAGGAGCGCGAGGAACTCATCGACCGGATCGACAGCGAGACCGAGGCGGCCGACAAGCTCGAGAGCACGGTCGACAAGCTGCGTGACGACGTGAGCGGCCGGCAGCAGGAGGCGCTCAAGCAGAGCGGCGGCAGCGACCAGGCGGACCTGGCGGGTGTCCTGTCGGGCGCCGTCGCGGTGCACGGCCCGGGGGTCAAGCTCGTCGTGGACGACGCCAAGGAAGCCACCACGGGCGGTGACGGCGACCCGCGTGAGACCTCCGGCTTCTCCGACACCGGGCGGGTGCGGGACCGTGACATGCAGCGCGTGGTCAACGGACTGTGGGCTTCGGGCGCGGAGGCCGTGTCCATCAACGGTCAACGGCTGACGGCGCTCTCGGCGATCAGAGCCGCGGGCGAAGCGATACTGGTCGACAACAAACCGCTGGTACCGCCGTACACGGTGCTCGCGGTGGGGGACGGCAAAAAGCTCAGCACCAGGTTCCAGAACAGTGCCGACGGCTTGTATCTCAACGCCTTGCAGGAGAACTACGGCATCCGGACGGCCATCTCCGTGGTGGACGACCTACGGCTGCCCGCCGCACCGAGTGTGATCGTACGTACAGCGCAGCCGAGAACTGAGAAGGGCACATCGTGATCGCCGTACTGGGCCTCGTCGTGGGAGTCGTGGCCGGCCTGTTGGTCCAGCCCGAGGTTCCGGCAGCCGTCGTGCCGTATCTGCCGATCGCCGTGGTGGCGGCGCTGGACGCCGTTTTCGGAGGGCTCCGGGCCATGCTCGACGGCATCTTCGACGACAAGGTGTTCGTGGTGTCGTTCCTGTCCAACGTGGTCGTCGCCGCGTTGATCGTGTTTCTCGGTGACGAGCTGGGTGTGGGATCGCAGCTGTCCACCGGGGTCGTGGTCGTTCTCGGTATCCGGATCTTCTCCAACGCCGCGGCGATCCGCCGGCATGTCTTCCGGGCGTGAGGTCGATGAGCAACCAGGACGAGACGCCCGAGTACCGGCTCCGCAAGAAGCTTCCCGACGAGGTCCCGGTGACGTCGCCCACGGACGCGGAGGCGGAGAAACCGGCTGAGCCCGTGCTGACCGGTCGGCAGCGGCTGGTACAGGGCATCTGGCCGCCGCGCGTGTCGCGGGCCCAACTCATCGTCGCCCTGCTCCTGTTCGGCCTGGGTTTCGGCCTGGCCGTCCAGGTCGCGTCAAACAGCGACAGCGGTAACGCGCTGCGCGGCGCGCGTCAGGAAGATCTCGTGCGCATCCTCGATGAACTCGACGACCGCAGTCAGCGTCTTGAGGACGAGAAGCAGGGCCTCGAGAAGCAGCGGCAGGAGCTGGAGAACAGCTCCGACCAGGCCGAGGAGGCCCGGAAGCAGACGGTCGAGAAGGAGAAGCAGCTCGGCATCCTGGCGGGCACGGTGGCTGCACAGGGGCCGGGTATCACGATGACCATCGAGGACACGAAGGGGACGGTCGAGGCGGACATGCTGCTCGACGCGATCCAGGAGTTGCGCGCGGCCGGGGCCGAGGCGATCCAGGTGAACGGTGTGCGGGTCGTCGCCGGCACCTTCCTGACGGATTCCGGCAAGAGCGTGAGTGTCGACGGGAACAAGATCAACACACCCTTTCGTTTCAAGGTCATCGGCAACCCCCAGGACCTCGAGCCGGCACTGAACATCCCGGGAGGAGTGGTGCAGACTCTGGAGAAGGAGCAGGCCACGGTGACCGTCGAGCGGTCGGACAAGATCGTCGTGGATGCCTTGCGAGCAGCGAAGCTGCCTGACTACGCTCGGTCGTCGGGCCAGTGAACCGGGGCTGCATGGCGGGTGTCCGGCAGGGGCATGAGGTTGCGGGGGGTCGACGCACCGATCGGGTGGTGCGTGGTGGAAACTGTCTGGTGGGCACGGACGTTGTGAAGGTGTCCGGGTCGACCGGTGTATTCAGTCAGGGTTCGTCCTGCCCCACGGGCGGGTCTGTTTCGGTCAAGGGGAATCGCCCGTGAAGTTGTTTGCGAAGTTGTTCGGCAAGAGCGCGCGAGAGGGCAGCGACAACGCCACCGCTCGTCATCGCGCGCAGCCAGACGCCGAAGGTCAGCGGCCGTTGTTCAGGGATCAGGTGGCCGGTCAGGGCGGCGACGTGCCCGGTGGCCAGGGCGCGGCGTCTGTTGACCCTGCACAGTCCGGCGGCATAGGTTTCGGCCAACCGTCAGCCTCGAGTGCGGGTGGAGGGTTTTCCCCTATGTCGGCCCTGGTGTGTACGAGGTGCGGTAACCGCAATGCGGAGAACAGCCGCTTCTGCTCCAACTGCGGCGCGCCGCTGCGCCCCGGGCTGACGCCCGAGCGTCCGTCGGAGACGACTTCCACGATCTCCATCTCCGGTCTCGAGGCCTACGACGCCGAGGTCACCGGCCAGACGCAACTGCCCGCCCTGTCGCCCGAGGCCCAGGCCGCGGTCGACGCGCTGCCGCTGGGCTCCGCCCTGCTCGTCGTCAGGCGCGGCCCGAACTCGGGCAGCCGTTTCCTTCTGGACGGCGACCTGACCACGGCCGGCCGTCACCCGCAGAGCGACATCTTCCTGGACGACGTGACGGTTTCTCGTCGCCATGTGGAGTTCCGGCGCAACCCGGACGGCACGTTCAAGGTGGCGGACGTCGGCAGTCTCAACGGCACGTACGTCAACCGGGAGCGGATCGACGAGGTCGCCCTGTCGAACGGTGACGAGGTGCAGATCGGCAAGTACCGGCTGGTGTTCTACGCGAGCCAGCGGGGCTACTGACCCTCTCCGGGCACCGCCCGGGGGGACTCCCCCAGGGAAGGTCCATGCTGCAAACACCGAGGGGCGGTGCCGGACACGGCACCGCCGCCGCGGACGGTGGTCCGATGAGCATCGGCACCGTACTGAACGCGTTGCGTGACGAGTTTCCCGACGTCACCATCTCCAAGATCCGTTTCCTGGAGTCGGAAGGGCTCATCGAGCCGCAGCGGACCCCTTCGGGGTACCGGAAGTTCGGAGTGCAGGACGTCGAACGCCTCGGTCATGTCCTGCGGATGCAACGGGACCACTATCTGCCGCTCAAGGTCATCCGTGAGCACCTCGACGCCATGGAGCGCGGCGAGGCAGCTCCGTTGCCGACCGTGGGCCGACAGCGGGACGGCGAGTCGGTTCTCGAGCCTGCGGACGGGCCCACGGCGGCCCGGATCGGCCGGTCCGAGCTGCTGGCGGCGGCGGGGATCGGTGAGCCGGAGCTCGAGGAGTGGGAGTCGTACGGTCTCGTCGTGCCGTTGGAGGACGGGGTCTACGACGCCGAGGCGGCCACGGTGGCCGCGCTCGTGGCCGAACTGGGCAGGTTCGGGATCGAGCCGCGGCATCTGCGCGTCATGAAGGCTGCGGCCGACCGTGAGGCGGGGCTGGTGGATCAGGTGGTGGCCCCGCTCAGGCGTCACCGCAACCCACAGACCAGGGCGCACGCGGAGGCTCGTACGAAGGAGCTCGCGGGGCTCACGGTGCGGTTGCACGCGGCGCTGGTGCAGACGGCCCTAGGGGTACGGCTGCCCTGAGCGGGCGGTTTCGCCCTGGGCGGATCGGTCACCCGTTCCCGGCCCGACTACCCAAACGTCCCGGGCACGGCCTAGGGTTGCTGTGTGAACGAGCTCGATGTCGTAGGTGTCCGGGTCGAGATGCCCTCCAACCAACCGATCGTGCTGCTGCGTGAGGTGGGGGGCGACCGTTACCTTCCCATCTGGATCGGACCGGGGGAGGCGACGGCCATCGCCTTCGCCCAGCAGGGCATGGCTCCCGCGCGACCGCTGACCCACGACCTGTTCAAGGACGTGTTGGAAGCCGTCGGCCAGGAGCTCACGGAAGTGCGCATCACGGACCTGCGGGAGGGCGTCTTCTACGCGGAGCTGGTCTTCGCCAGCGGGGTCGAGGTGAGCGCGCGTCCGTCGGACGCCATAGCGCTGGCGCTGCGCACGGGGACGCCGATCTACGGCAGTGACACCGTGCTCGACGACGCGGGGATCGCCATCCCGGACGAGCAGGAGGACGAGGTGGAGAAGTTCCGCGAGTTCCTCGACCAGATCTCTCCCGAGGACTTCGGCACCAGCAACCAGTAGCCGGCACCTGCGGGGAACGCGGGTGGCCTGCACCGGGGCGCCCGCCCCGCTCCGGGCAAATGCCATCGGCGAGTGAGAGCGTCCTACGGCTACTTCTCAGCGCATTCGGCTAGCCTTTCCCCGCGACGGGGTGCGGGAAACCACTCTCAGGGTGATTATCACTCGGCGTGCCGAGTGTGGCGATCGTTGACGCGCCCCTGGTGACTGCCTACCGTCGACAAGGCAGGTCAAGGACGGAGGTCGGCGTGAGAAGCAGCGGCGACGGTGCGGCTGGGGGTGCCCCCGGATTCGGCCTCGGGGGTGGCGGTCCGTACCCTTCCCCGAGCTCTCAACCGCGTTTGAGCAGGGGTTACCCCCAGCAGAGCAGTGCGGCCGATCAAGCTCCCCAGCGACCGGCGGCCGTGCCGAGCAGCGGAGGGGCGGCGTCCATGGCGTCCGAGCAGATCGGCTATCGCGGTCCGACGGCCTGCGCGGCCGCGGGGATCACCTATCGGCAACTGGACTACTGGGCCCGCACCGGGCTCGTCGAACCGAGCGTGCGGCCCGCCCACGGGTCCGGAACGCAACGTCTGTACAGCTTCCGGGACGTCGTCGTCCTGAAGATCGTCAAGCGGTTCCTCGACACCGGGGTGTCGTTGCAGAACATCCGCACGGCCGTGCAGCACCTGCGGGAGCGCGGGTTCAGCGACCTGGAGCGCATGACGCTGATGAGCGACGGCGCCACGGTCTACGAGTGCACGTCGCCGGACGAGGTCCACGCCCTGCTCCAAGGTGGTCAGGGCGTCTTCGGCATCGCCGTGGGCGTGGTGTGGCGGGATGTCGAGAACGCGCTGTCCCAGTTGCACGGGGAGCGTGTCGACACCGGTGAGACGCTCGTCGGGCACAATCCGGCGGACGAGCTGGCACGTCGGCGCAACCGGGCGGTCTGAGGCTCCCGCGGAGCGCGAAGGGCGGCTGTACGACGTCGTTGTCAGTGGCGTGGTGCAGCATCGGACATGTGAGAAACGCGCCCACGATCCTGCATCTCGACATGGATGCCTTCTTCGCTCAGGCGGAGCAGGCGTCCAAGCCGAGTCTGCGCGGGAAAGCCGTGGTCGTGGGTGGTCTGGGGCCCCGCGGAGTGGTGGCGACCGCCTCCTACGAGGCGCGGGTCTTCGGGGTGCACTCGGCGATGCCCATGGCCCAGGCGCGTCGCAGAGCCCCCAACGCCGCGTATCTGGTGCCGCGCTTCGCGTTCTACCGGTCGATCAGCGAGCAGGTCATGGGGCTGCTGCGGGAGCTGTCGCCGCTCGTGGAGCCGCTGAGCCTGGACGAGGCCTTCGTGGACCTGGATGCCGGGGGAGCGGCCTGGGACAGTGACTCGGCCCGGCTGGCCGGGATCAGGCTGCGCGCGGACATACGGGCCGTCACGGGCCTCACGGGTTCGGTGGGCCTGGCTTCCTGCAAGATGCTGGCGAAGATCGCCTCGGAGCAGGCGAAGCCCGACGGGCTGGTGCTCATCGAGCCGGGGACCGAGCGGGCCCTGCTCGGCCCGTTGCCGGTGCGGACGCTGCCGGGGGTCGGCCCGGCGACCGGGGACCATCTGAGGCGGGCCGGAATCACCACGATCGACGAGATCGCCGAGGCCGGTGAGGACGAACTGGTGCGGCTGCTGGGCAAGGCGCACGGGCACGCGCTGTACGCCATGGCGCTGGCCCGGGACGACCGGCCCGTGGTGGCGGAGCGGGAGGCCAAGTCGGTGTCGGTGGAGGACACGTACGACGTGGACATCCACGACCGGGTCCGGGTGGAGCTGGAGGTGCAGCGGCTCGCGGACCGGTGCGTGCGCAGGCTGCGGGAGACCGGTCTGTCGGGGCGGACCATCGTGCTGAAGGTGCGACGGTACGACTTCTCCACGCTCACCCGGTCCGAGACCCTGCGCGGGCCCACCGACGACCCTGCCGTGGTCCGGGAGGCGGCGGCCCGGCTGCTGGAATCCGTGGACACTACGGGCGGGGTGCGGCTGCTCGGGGTGGGCGTCAGCGGGCTGGCGGACTTCACGCAGGAGGATCTGTTCGCCCAGGCGGCGGAGGAGCGGACGGACGGGCCCGAGGAGGAACCCGCCGAGGAGCCCGTGGGTGAGGTGCCCGTTCCGGTCGAGCACCAGTGGCGTCCTGGGCACGACGTGCGGCATGCCGAGCTCGGGCACGGATGGGTGCAGGGGAGCGGGCTGGGCCGGGTCACGGTGCGGTTCGAGACACCGGAGTCCGAGCCGGGACGGGTGCGGACCTTCAGGACCGACGATCCGGGGCTCGAGCCGGCGCAGCCGCTGCCCTTGGTGCGGCGCAGGCCCGAGGGCGACGGCGGAGGGGACGAGTCGGCCTCCGTACCGCCTGTTCCCGGTCTTGTTTCCGATGCCGGTCCCCTTCCCGAGTCGGAGTCGTCGGCGCGGGAACTCTCCGCGGAACGGATCAGTTACACAGAGTGAAGCGGTTCGAGGTGTGGGGTGAGCCGGATGGTGGCGGTGTCGCGTGAGGGGACGTGGCGGTGACGGTCGAGGAGCGGTATGGAACTGCGTGAAGACGAGTTCGCGGGCCCGGCAGAGGTGTCGCCGGAGCGTGGCGCCGAGACGCGACGGGTGATGGACCGGGTCACTCGGTGGGCCGCGAACCGGAGCGATGTGGTGGGGGTACTTCTCGTCGGGTCCTGGGCGCGGGAGGCGGCGCGACCCGACTCGGACGTGGATCTCGTGGTGCTGTCGACGGCCCCTGCCCGGTATGCCGAGGACGACGGATGGCTGCGCGAACTGGCCTTGGGGGAGGTGCTTCGGGTCAGGGGATGGGGAGCCGTCACGGAGTGGCGGCATGTCACCGCCTCCGGACTGGAGATCGAGATGGGTATCGGTTCCTCCGACTGGGCGCGGACCGATCCTCTCGACCCGGGCACACGAAGAGTCGTCACGGACGGAGCCCGGCCGCTGTACGACCCCGCGGGGCTCCTCGGAGCGCTGGTACGGGCCTGTGCCTGAGGAGGTCAGCTCTCGTCGGTGCCGGCCAGCCGGCCGAAGTCGCGATCGGGGAGCGGGGGAGGGGCACCGGTGTCCAGACCGTAGTGGTGGTAGAGCTGGAGTTCCTGCTCCGGGGAGAGGTGGCGGCCCACGCCGAAATCGGGAGCGTCCTTGATCAGGGCCCGGTCGAAGGGGATGTGCAGGGTGCCCTCGACCAGTCGGCTGGGCTCCAGGGGGACGAAGGCGTCGCGGGAGAACAGACCGGTGCGTATGGCCGCCCATTCGGGTACGCCGGTGGCGTCGTCGAGGTAGACCTCGTCGACGGTGCCGATCTTGGTGCCGGTGCGGTCGAACGCCTTGCGGCCGATCAGGTTGCGCGGATCGATGTCGGTCTGCACGGGCCCTCCACTTGATCGCGACTCATCCGTAAGCACTACAAAAGAGCACAATGAGACGAGCGGCCACTCGAGCGAGCTTCATTGACCCCGCTGGTAGTCTGACAACGGCTGCTGACACCGCGCGGGAGAGTCCTCCGAACATCATCGGAGGGCGCCGAAGGAGCAAATCCTCCCCGGAATCTCTCAGGCTCACGTACCGCACGGACGAGGTCACTCTGGAAAGCAGGGCAGGTGCCGACGGCGTCGACGGCTCCCGCCCTCACCGACGGTGAAAGCCGGACGCTCTCGGGCGGCCGGTGAAGCTCTCAGGTTGAGATGACAGAGGGGGAGGCCGTCCGGGTACCCACCGTGGTGACCCTCGAAGGTCGTGTCAGACCAGGAGGCCTCCGTAATGACCCCCCATCGCATTCCGCTCGCCGAGCTCGAGCAGGGAATCCCCTTCGAACAGCGGCACATCGGGCCCGACCACGAGGCGCGGGCCAAGATGCTGGCGCAGGTCGGCTACGGCTCGCTCGACGAGCTGACGGCCGCCGCGGTACCGGATGTCATCAAGAACGCCGACGCACTGGACCTGCCGGGCGCCAGGACCGAAGCCGAGGTGCTGGCCGAGCTGCGCTCGCTGGCGGACCGCAACCAGGTCCTCGACTCGATGATCGGACTCGGCTACCACGGGACGTTCACGCCGCCCGTCATCCTGCGCAACGTCATGGAGAACCCCGCCTGGTACACGGCCTACACGCCGTACCAGCCGGAGATTTCCCAGGGCCGGCTCGAGGCGCTGCTGAACTTCCAGACCATGGTCGCCGACCTCACCGGCCTGCCGACCTCCGGGGCTTCGCTGCTCGACGAGGGCACGGCCGCCGCCGAGGCGATGGCGCTGTCCCGGCGCATGGGGAAGAACAAGAAGGGCCTCTTCCTCATCGACGCGGACGCGCTGCCGCAGACCATCGCCGTGATCCGGACCCGCGCCGAGCCGACGGGCGTGGAGGTCGTGGTCGCCGACCTGAGCGACGGGATCCCGGCGGAGATCGCCGCGCGGGAGATCAACGGTGTGCTCGTCCAGTACCCCGGCGCCTCCGGTGCCGTACGCGATCTCAGGGCGATCGTCGACCAGGCGCACGGGCTCGGCGCGCTCGTCACCGTCGCCGCTGATCTGCTGGCGCTGACGCTGCTGAAGTCGCCGGGTGAGCTGGGCGCGGACATCGCGGTCGGTACGACGCAGCGGTTCGGGGTGCCGATGGGCTTCGGCGGGCCGCACGCCGGTTACCTGGCCGTCCGCGAGCAGTTCGCGCGCAGCCTGCCCGGGCGCCTGGTGGGCGTGTCCGTGGACGCCGACGGGCACCGGGCCTACCGGCTCGCGCTGCAGACGCGTGAGCAGCACATCCGGCGCGAGAAGGCCACCAGCAACATCTGCACGGCGCAGGTGCTGCTGGCGGTCATGGCGGGTATGTACGCCGTCTACCACGGCCCCGACGGGCTGCGGGCGATCGCCCGCCGTACGCACCGGTACGCCTCGGTCCTCGCCGCCGGGCTCGAGGCCGGCGGCGTCGCAACCGTGCACGGGTCGTACTTCGACACACTGACCGTGCGGGTGCCCGCGAGGGCCGCAGAGGTCGTCGCCGCCGCGC
This Streptomyces sp. NBC_00377 DNA region includes the following protein-coding sequences:
- a CDS encoding PRC-barrel domain-containing protein; this encodes MQTDIDPRNLIGRKAFDRTGTKIGTVDEVYLDDATGVPEWAAIRTGLFSRDAFVPLEPSRLVEGTLHIPFDRALIKDAPDFGVGRHLSPEQELQLYHHYGLDTGAPPPLPDRDFGRLAGTDES
- a CDS encoding nucleotidyltransferase domain-containing protein; this translates as MELREDEFAGPAEVSPERGAETRRVMDRVTRWAANRSDVVGVLLVGSWAREAARPDSDVDLVVLSTAPARYAEDDGWLRELALGEVLRVRGWGAVTEWRHVTASGLEIEMGIGSSDWARTDPLDPGTRRVVTDGARPLYDPAGLLGALVRACA